Proteins encoded by one window of Candidatus Nitrosocosmicus hydrocola:
- a CDS encoding triose-phosphate isomerase, whose protein sequence is MSVDKGPFIINLKNYLEISGPKSLLITREAEKVSQDLGIRIMVSPPQVLLAWVSKNTTLEIVAQHVDSSQIGPSTGFSIPEMVKDSGAVGSLINHSEHPIDITIIAEILKRMKSLDLVSIVCAKNFAELKELSKLEPDYIAIEPPELIGSKRSISTEKPTLISDSFRYLQSSDVNSKLICGAGINTPEDVRIALDLGSSGILAASSIVKSDKWYEKIYELAIQFKDSK, encoded by the coding sequence ATGTCTGTAGATAAAGGACCATTCATAATCAATTTAAAAAACTATTTAGAGATTTCTGGCCCAAAATCCCTTCTCATAACACGGGAAGCTGAGAAGGTTAGTCAGGACTTGGGTATACGAATAATGGTATCTCCTCCCCAAGTACTCCTCGCTTGGGTATCTAAAAATACAACACTCGAAATTGTAGCTCAGCATGTAGATTCTAGCCAAATAGGACCTAGCACCGGCTTTTCAATTCCAGAAATGGTAAAAGACTCAGGAGCTGTAGGTTCTTTAATTAATCACAGCGAACATCCAATTGATATAACGATTATAGCGGAGATATTAAAAAGAATGAAATCATTGGACCTAGTTTCGATAGTCTGTGCAAAGAACTTTGCGGAGTTAAAAGAACTCAGCAAATTGGAACCAGATTACATTGCCATTGAACCTCCAGAATTAATCGGGTCTAAAAGATCAATATCCACAGAGAAGCCCACTCTGATAAGCGATTCATTTAGATATCTACAGTCTAGCGATGTCAATTCAAAATTGATTTGCGGAGCTGGAATTAATACGCCTGAGGATGTACGAATCGCATTAGACTTAGGTTCTTCAGGGATACTTGCTGCTAGTAGTATTGTAAAATCAGATAAATGGTATGAGAAAATATACGAATTAGCTATTCAATTCAAAGACTCTAAATAG
- a CDS encoding B12-binding domain-containing protein translates to MYKKYNLADIQRSVIDLLQNNNPMSSSEIAKYLGTNRITISKYLDILYFQKIINRKKIGSVNFWFLHPGITNLDFQDENFLDVQQKLIGALLNGKREFAENIVLSLINRNINLRKIVSNVYLPVLNTILELYNRGKIGKTEKIHLCSNLSNSIRILGNIMKSNNTRFGDSQVIIISGDDDSLPICILLEILTNREGINSILIGNVENYIDPFFDIDLQRYVNKISKRTSGKSVIVVISNNETSIRFLYSTLIEADVQEKNQVFIFSNKFLKDKLEKNVSGTKMYIDFDNLLNDLEQKMAR, encoded by the coding sequence ATGTACAAGAAATATAACTTGGCAGATATACAACGCAGTGTTATAGATCTTCTTCAAAACAATAACCCCATGTCTAGCTCTGAAATCGCCAAATATTTGGGAACAAATCGCATCACTATTTCAAAATATCTTGATATATTATACTTTCAAAAAATAATCAATAGGAAAAAAATTGGGTCTGTAAATTTTTGGTTTTTGCATCCCGGCATAACCAACCTAGATTTCCAAGATGAAAATTTTCTAGACGTCCAACAAAAATTGATCGGTGCGTTACTCAACGGTAAAAGAGAATTTGCCGAGAATATTGTTTTAAGTTTGATTAATCGTAATATCAATCTGAGAAAAATTGTTTCCAATGTCTACTTACCAGTCCTAAATACGATACTGGAATTATACAATAGGGGAAAGATTGGGAAAACAGAAAAGATCCATCTTTGTAGTAATCTTTCTAACTCCATTAGGATACTTGGGAATATTATGAAGAGTAATAATACTAGATTTGGGGACTCTCAAGTTATAATCATTTCGGGAGATGATGATTCGCTTCCAATCTGTATTCTGTTAGAAATTCTGACCAACAGAGAAGGGATTAATTCCATACTGATAGGCAATGTCGAAAATTACATCGATCCTTTTTTTGATATTGATTTGCAACGTTATGTAAACAAGATTTCCAAGAGAACAAGTGGAAAATCCGTTATTGTAGTGATTTCAAATAACGAGACATCTATTAGGTTTTTATATTCTACCCTGATTGAAGCTGATGTCCAGGAGAAGAATCAAGTATTTATCTTTTCCAATAAATTTTTGAAAGACAAACTCGAAAAAAATGTTTCGGGCACAAAAATGTATATAGATTTCGATAATTTATTAAATGACCTGGAGCAAAAAATGGCCAGATAG
- a CDS encoding B12-binding domain-containing radical SAM protein, with the protein MKYPKVVLTADRTLMSPYRGISLASFFGCAPALDPNRSHDSIWYKILGNQVTPKLLFDFICNPIANSNGLADYAPYGLRKVEAALLRDGYAKEDVVVAHPDHIDKFIGPQTEFVGTYEMDPLGMGPVTMTFTYGRKQMSYAEFYNRDLHHRINSAKQKNGSKAKVVVGASGTWQYNYDPAKIEEYGLYAIVEGDLGGIGPEIDGAGGRFFDSMINNELETANPFKKSEFKVEIKEFDRNGRKYHGRFIHYSKEPSVDEIPDIVNPSMHGMVEVMRGCGRGCKFCDVTLRPLRYYPVEKVQREIQINMKYGGLKNAWIHSDDIFVYGLNPRTTKNMQPNREAIEELFKGIMETGVEHTNPTHGTLAGAIADEKLIPNVSKIIKAGPSNHIGVQCGFETGSIRLIGKYADRKLAPFRPSEWHWVVKEGVKTLNENYWVPAFTLIMGLDNNENADDSWETIQLIHQLEKEQPDSKFTVTPLTFVPIGLLEKSDFFDIGNTMDPAKLGVMYKTWQHNFKYAIHKFMHKVGQNDPIKKVFFATLARTLGGVPLSAMERYARKKSPEHERVIEKIKAQYA; encoded by the coding sequence ATGAAGTATCCAAAGGTCGTTCTTACTGCTGATAGAACATTAATGTCTCCCTATAGAGGAATTTCACTCGCATCATTTTTTGGATGTGCTCCTGCACTGGACCCAAATCGTAGCCATGATTCAATATGGTATAAAATATTAGGTAATCAAGTTACTCCCAAGTTACTTTTTGACTTTATATGTAATCCGATTGCAAATTCTAATGGCTTGGCTGATTATGCTCCTTATGGATTGAGAAAAGTTGAAGCCGCATTATTAAGGGATGGGTATGCCAAAGAAGATGTTGTCGTTGCCCATCCTGATCACATTGATAAATTTATCGGTCCCCAAACAGAATTTGTAGGGACTTATGAAATGGACCCACTTGGTATGGGGCCAGTTACTATGACTTTCACATACGGTAGAAAACAAATGTCGTACGCAGAATTTTATAATCGTGATTTACATCATCGAATCAATTCTGCCAAGCAAAAAAACGGTAGCAAAGCAAAAGTTGTGGTTGGAGCTTCTGGTACTTGGCAATATAATTATGATCCGGCAAAAATAGAGGAATATGGACTTTATGCAATAGTAGAAGGTGATTTAGGGGGCATTGGCCCTGAAATCGATGGTGCCGGAGGGAGATTTTTTGATTCTATGATTAATAACGAATTGGAAACAGCAAATCCCTTCAAGAAATCTGAGTTTAAAGTGGAAATTAAAGAATTTGATAGGAATGGTAGAAAGTATCATGGTAGATTTATTCACTATTCCAAAGAACCCAGCGTAGACGAAATACCGGATATTGTCAATCCTAGTATGCACGGAATGGTTGAAGTGATGAGAGGTTGTGGAAGAGGCTGCAAGTTTTGTGATGTAACACTTAGACCATTACGTTACTATCCGGTAGAAAAAGTACAGCGAGAAATTCAGATCAATATGAAATATGGCGGTTTGAAAAACGCATGGATACATAGCGATGATATTTTTGTTTATGGGCTTAATCCTAGAACAACAAAAAATATGCAACCAAACCGTGAAGCCATTGAAGAATTATTCAAAGGTATAATGGAGACAGGCGTCGAGCATACTAATCCTACTCATGGAACATTAGCAGGAGCCATTGCCGATGAAAAACTTATTCCTAATGTCTCTAAAATCATAAAGGCCGGTCCTTCTAACCATATAGGAGTTCAATGTGGTTTTGAAACTGGGAGTATTAGATTGATAGGTAAATATGCTGATCGAAAACTTGCGCCGTTTAGACCTTCTGAATGGCATTGGGTTGTCAAGGAAGGTGTAAAGACGTTAAATGAGAATTATTGGGTCCCTGCTTTTACGCTTATCATGGGATTAGATAATAACGAGAATGCCGACGATAGTTGGGAAACAATCCAACTTATCCATCAATTAGAAAAAGAACAACCAGATTCTAAATTTACCGTTACTCCTTTGACCTTTGTTCCAATCGGACTGTTAGAAAAGTCAGACTTTTTTGATATCGGAAATACTATGGATCCAGCCAAACTTGGAGTCATGTACAAGACTTGGCAACACAATTTCAAATATGCAATTCACAAGTTTATGCACAAAGTAGGTCAAAACGATCCCATAAAGAAAGTCTTTTTCGCAACTCTTGCTAGGACTTTGGGAGGTGTTCCCCTTAGTGCAATGGAACGATATGCAAGAAAGAAGAGTCCCGAACATGAGAGGGTAATCGAAAAAATAAAGGCCCAATACGCATAA
- a CDS encoding 50S ribosomal protein L40e gives MPITDVTKKQIAQQRRLYFKICFDCGAKNPIGATRCRKCHASHMRLKNRTLGAKK, from the coding sequence ATGCCAATTACCGATGTAACTAAAAAACAAATAGCTCAACAGCGACGATTATATTTTAAAATTTGTTTCGATTGCGGTGCAAAAAACCCTATTGGTGCAACGAGGTGCAGAAAATGCCATGCGAGCCACATGCGATTAAAAAATAGAACCTTAGGTGCCAAGAAATAA
- a CDS encoding toprim domain-containing protein, with the protein MDRREKLRVIREINEFVNQINSESVQESLILVEGKKDLEALSYLGCNGNIRMYHNFKNPIDVVDKFRDKYKKLIILLDLDRTGEIMTKKIYNMLSQRYIDQSYRMKLLSITQGRIKNIEELKSFYDSMQLD; encoded by the coding sequence ATGGATAGACGCGAAAAACTTAGAGTTATCAGAGAAATCAACGAGTTCGTAAACCAGATAAACAGCGAATCTGTCCAAGAATCTTTAATTCTTGTTGAAGGGAAAAAAGATTTGGAGGCGTTATCTTACCTTGGCTGTAATGGAAACATCAGAATGTACCATAATTTCAAGAACCCTATCGATGTAGTCGATAAATTTCGCGACAAATATAAAAAATTGATTATACTATTAGACTTGGATCGGACTGGAGAAATTATGACAAAGAAAATATACAATATGCTTAGTCAGAGATACATTGACCAAAGTTATAGAATGAAGTTATTGAGTATAACTCAAGGTAGGATAAAGAATATCGAAGAATTAAAGTCCTTTTATGACAGCATGCAACTGGATTGA
- the dnaG gene encoding DNA primase DnaG: MPNTGIVKYHVKLKFDVDGLVEKADIIGAIFGQTEGLLGPEMNLNELQKVSKVGRIEVNVDTKSNSARGDALIPMSTDISTAALIAAAIESIDKVGPFQAKFFLVGIDDIRAIKKKVIVDRAKKIVQEWATKTISEGEEMLKDVYDASKPGRLTTFGKAQLACGVGVFDSDWIILVEGRADVINLLRAGYDNSIAIEGAKIDETILKLTDGKKTVAFIDGDRAGDLILKELQGLVDIDKVYRAPPGREVEECTPLEVSEILKDVEQFIKDRYSESHSSVPSNVQQIRNSHRGEHGLKVANGQEVSSGYDYQKDYVNSNSNRNNYQKQDLANPNGMRTVPSPKDSASSSSSVPISKEDEEVIATVKKVFQEINETLEAMVFDKSMKKIVKIPISEILKKISNLKDGNLLVLDGIVTPRLVEAANKSGIKYIIGHRTSNLKKPNPSVRIQTFSDIGLISQSISSS; encoded by the coding sequence ATGCCAAATACAGGTATTGTGAAATATCATGTAAAGCTGAAATTTGATGTTGATGGCTTAGTGGAGAAGGCAGATATCATTGGCGCTATTTTTGGTCAGACTGAAGGATTATTGGGACCTGAAATGAACTTAAATGAATTACAAAAGGTATCTAAGGTAGGAAGGATCGAGGTCAACGTAGACACAAAATCCAACTCGGCCCGAGGCGATGCATTAATTCCAATGAGTACTGATATCTCCACTGCCGCCTTGATAGCTGCAGCAATAGAGAGTATTGATAAAGTGGGTCCTTTTCAAGCCAAATTTTTCCTAGTAGGTATAGACGACATTAGGGCAATCAAGAAAAAAGTGATAGTAGATAGAGCAAAAAAAATTGTTCAAGAATGGGCGACTAAAACTATTAGCGAAGGAGAAGAAATGTTAAAGGATGTATATGATGCGAGCAAACCAGGAAGGTTAACTACATTTGGAAAGGCTCAGTTAGCATGTGGAGTAGGAGTGTTTGACAGTGATTGGATTATACTTGTCGAAGGTCGGGCCGACGTAATAAATTTGCTTAGGGCGGGTTATGATAATTCAATTGCAATAGAAGGAGCTAAAATTGACGAGACTATACTGAAATTAACCGATGGCAAAAAAACAGTGGCTTTTATCGACGGAGATCGCGCAGGTGATCTCATTTTAAAAGAGTTGCAAGGATTAGTTGACATTGATAAAGTATACCGAGCACCTCCTGGAAGAGAGGTGGAGGAATGTACACCTTTAGAGGTTTCTGAGATACTCAAAGACGTTGAACAATTCATTAAAGACAGATATAGTGAAAGTCACTCCTCAGTGCCTTCTAATGTACAACAAATTAGAAATAGTCATCGAGGTGAACACGGGCTGAAAGTTGCAAATGGACAAGAGGTATCATCAGGATATGATTATCAAAAAGATTATGTCAATTCCAATTCTAATAGGAACAATTATCAAAAACAGGACCTGGCTAACCCTAATGGAATGCGAACCGTTCCTTCGCCTAAAGATTCTGCGTCATCATCATCATCAGTTCCAATCTCAAAGGAAGATGAAGAAGTTATCGCCACAGTAAAAAAAGTCTTTCAAGAGATCAACGAGACATTAGAAGCGATGGTTTTTGACAAATCCATGAAAAAGATAGTGAAAATTCCAATTTCCGAAATACTAAAAAAGATTTCAAATTTGAAAGATGGCAACTTGTTGGTACTCGATGGGATAGTAACTCCGAGGTTAGTCGAGGCTGCAAATAAATCAGGGATCAAATACATAATAGGGCATAGGACAAGCAACTTGAAAAAACCAAATCCAAGTGTCAGAATTCAGACTTTCTCTGACATCGGATTGATCAGTCAATCAATAAGCAGCAGTTAA
- a CDS encoding DUF120 domain-containing protein, translated as MMVKDRANFNYFHFLILVHLLSIGGRNNYLEITSGQMSRIINRSQQTASKVLIDLERENLIERVKNNKKFGIRLTEEGYQTLQEIYIMLKKSIDNSKNNKIFFKGKIVTGMGEGAYYMSLEGYKKQFHDKLGYEPYPGTLNVRLEDKHYMISRKDLINQPSIHIEGFKNSDRTFGWVKCYAATIIQDVNINHDSNPVSKNIKEMDVHVLLLERTHHDNSLIEVIGPQSIKEVSNLKNGDTVIIKIKN; from the coding sequence ATGATGGTTAAAGACCGTGCAAACTTTAACTATTTCCATTTTTTAATCCTAGTTCATTTGTTGTCAATAGGCGGCAGGAACAATTACTTGGAAATTACAAGTGGCCAAATGAGTCGTATAATTAACCGTTCTCAACAAACCGCATCCAAGGTATTGATAGACTTAGAAAGGGAGAATTTGATAGAAAGGGTAAAAAATAACAAAAAATTTGGAATTAGATTGACAGAAGAAGGGTATCAGACTCTACAGGAGATCTACATCATGTTAAAGAAATCAATTGACAATTCCAAAAATAACAAGATATTTTTCAAAGGCAAAATAGTGACGGGAATGGGAGAAGGAGCATACTACATGTCTCTTGAAGGATATAAAAAACAATTTCATGACAAACTTGGATACGAACCCTACCCAGGGACTCTAAATGTGAGGTTAGAAGACAAGCATTACATGATTTCGAGAAAGGACCTGATAAATCAGCCGTCAATTCATATAGAGGGTTTTAAGAATTCCGATAGGACATTTGGATGGGTAAAGTGCTACGCCGCTACAATAATTCAAGATGTAAACATTAACCACGATTCAAATCCTGTATCCAAGAACATCAAGGAAATGGATGTTCACGTGTTATTATTGGAAAGAACACACCATGACAATAGTCTTATTGAAGTAATTGGACCACAAAGTATTAAAGAAGTCTCGAATCTGAAAAATGGAGATACTGTCATCATAAAGATAAAAAACTAG
- a CDS encoding adenylyltransferase/cytidyltransferase family protein, with protein MNPTQRYLLSSIYCSSLSESPHDGVDATTPFFPYLSKKLDLDLTLIENELLNLEELGLIEIKKNNQGEKTFDKKEVLCFLTKKGRAEIKVVLVGGVFDLLHAGHIHTLKSAKSLGDVLIIVVATDTTVNNLKKNRKIFHDENSRLELVSSIRFVDKAIIGRRTSIYETVDFVKPDIIALGYDQTHDEKLLKKNCLDRGLEVDVVRLSSPIPQLKSSVIKSELGNSFYDLQ; from the coding sequence ATGAATCCTACACAACGGTATTTGCTATCTTCTATTTATTGCAGTAGTTTATCAGAAAGTCCACACGATGGTGTTGATGCTACCACTCCTTTTTTTCCATATCTTTCAAAGAAACTGGATTTAGACTTGACTTTAATTGAGAATGAACTATTAAACCTTGAGGAATTGGGTCTAATTGAAATTAAAAAAAATAATCAAGGTGAAAAAACCTTCGATAAAAAAGAAGTATTATGCTTCCTTACTAAAAAAGGGAGGGCCGAGATAAAAGTCGTGCTTGTGGGTGGGGTTTTTGATCTTCTTCATGCAGGCCATATCCATACATTAAAGTCTGCCAAATCGCTTGGTGATGTCTTGATTATAGTAGTGGCCACAGACACCACTGTTAACAATTTAAAAAAGAATCGAAAGATATTTCATGATGAAAATAGTCGATTAGAACTGGTCTCCTCCATACGTTTTGTAGATAAGGCTATTATAGGAAGAAGGACTTCAATCTATGAGACAGTGGATTTCGTTAAACCAGACATTATTGCATTGGGCTATGATCAGACACATGATGAAAAATTATTGAAAAAGAATTGTTTAGATAGAGGACTAGAGGTTGATGTTGTCAGACTCTCTTCGCCTATTCCTCAACTGAAAAGCTCAGTTATTAAAAGCGAATTAGGAAATTCATTCTATGATTTGCAATGA
- a CDS encoding alcohol dehydrogenase, whose translation MKGAQIIKTNQPLEIDEVKIPKPEGNQVLVKVIASGVCHSDLHLWEGGYAGPKGVFMKVEDRGVKFPLIPGHEIAGKIEETGNAVNNVQVGDNVLVYPWLGEGSCPACLSGEQNLCDSPKTLGIYQNGGYAQYVLVPDSKYLIKLNNLEFDSASSLACSGLTAYNAVKKATPTPGLEKDHNIVIVGAGGLGLMGVQVAKAIHNSKITVIDVNDQKLSEAKRLGAHNTINSREKSDVVKEIKDITNGFGSDVVIDFVNNNITSVNSFNMLRKRGKMIMVGLFGGSMELNLPMIPLRGYTLTGAYTGTFSDLTELVKLASQGKVQTVLDKRYSLDQVNEALEDLKNGKIIGRAIINPN comes from the coding sequence ATGAAAGGGGCTCAAATAATTAAAACAAATCAACCACTAGAAATTGATGAGGTCAAAATTCCGAAACCTGAAGGAAATCAAGTCTTGGTAAAGGTTATTGCTTCTGGAGTTTGTCACAGTGATCTTCATTTATGGGAAGGCGGATATGCTGGACCCAAAGGTGTGTTTATGAAAGTCGAAGACAGAGGCGTAAAATTTCCTCTTATCCCGGGACACGAAATTGCTGGCAAGATTGAGGAAACAGGAAATGCAGTGAATAACGTACAAGTAGGAGACAACGTCCTGGTCTACCCATGGTTAGGGGAAGGATCTTGTCCAGCTTGTTTATCTGGAGAACAAAATCTATGTGACTCCCCAAAGACTTTAGGAATTTACCAAAATGGAGGATATGCACAATATGTTTTGGTCCCAGATTCCAAATATTTGATAAAATTAAATAATTTGGAATTTGATTCTGCATCTTCACTTGCTTGTTCTGGCCTGACGGCATATAACGCTGTAAAAAAGGCTACACCTACTCCGGGGTTAGAAAAGGACCACAATATAGTCATAGTCGGAGCTGGGGGCTTAGGTCTGATGGGTGTCCAAGTAGCAAAAGCGATCCACAATTCAAAAATAACAGTCATTGATGTCAATGATCAAAAACTCTCAGAGGCAAAAAGATTAGGGGCACATAATACCATTAATAGTAGAGAGAAATCGGATGTAGTCAAGGAAATCAAAGACATTACCAATGGCTTTGGTTCGGATGTAGTGATCGATTTTGTTAACAATAATATCACATCAGTAAACTCATTTAACATGTTAAGAAAAAGGGGTAAAATGATTATGGTGGGTTTGTTTGGAGGATCTATGGAACTGAATCTGCCAATGATTCCTTTAAGAGGATATACGCTTACCGGTGCATATACAGGTACATTTTCTGACTTGACAGAACTAGTAAAGTTGGCTTCTCAAGGAAAGGTACAAACTGTATTAGACAAGAGATATTCTTTGGACCAAGTTAATGAAGCATTAGAAGATTTAAAGAACGGGAAAATCATAGGGAGGGCAATCATAAATCCAAACTGA
- a CDS encoding AAA family ATPase translates to MQESYSPPHSPLYSYATANNGYRDGIQDLDSNEGRKKKSRQSKKIKKSEELDLNSLATQNSEVAQLEHSDRLFENIVGYDDVKKIFTYALNSSLPVHILLVGPPGSAKTLFLMECMKLSRSYFTLGSHSTKAGMLDYLFNNRPRNLIIDEIEYMAIKDQAALLSLMETGILSETKYEKTRKSVMRTWVFASCNNEKKLLTPLLSRFFVLYFKKYDYSTFEKISNHILSRECNLDSDISTLIASLVWNKLKSRDIRDCIKIGRISKNKDDVYMIVKILKRYDNTNASIEREHDSARIT, encoded by the coding sequence ATGCAAGAATCATATTCTCCTCCTCATTCTCCTCTTTATTCTTATGCTACCGCAAACAATGGGTATAGAGATGGCATTCAAGATTTAGATAGCAATGAAGGTAGAAAGAAAAAGAGTAGACAATCAAAAAAAATAAAAAAATCAGAGGAATTGGATCTAAATTCGCTTGCAACTCAAAACTCTGAGGTTGCTCAACTTGAGCATTCTGATCGACTCTTTGAAAATATTGTAGGTTATGATGATGTAAAAAAGATTTTTACTTATGCCTTAAATTCTTCTTTGCCTGTTCATATTCTATTAGTGGGACCTCCTGGTTCAGCAAAGACTTTGTTTTTAATGGAGTGCATGAAACTATCGCGATCTTACTTTACTTTAGGCAGTCACAGTACGAAAGCAGGAATGTTGGATTACCTATTTAACAATAGACCAAGAAACCTGATTATTGACGAAATTGAATATATGGCTATCAAGGATCAAGCAGCCTTGCTAAGTCTGATGGAGACCGGGATTCTCAGTGAAACCAAATACGAAAAAACACGCAAATCCGTTATGCGAACTTGGGTATTCGCATCTTGCAATAATGAAAAAAAATTATTGACTCCGCTTCTGTCACGTTTCTTTGTTCTTTATTTTAAGAAATATGATTATTCAACATTTGAAAAAATATCAAATCATATACTAAGCAGAGAATGCAACTTAGATTCAGATATTTCCACATTGATTGCTAGTTTGGTTTGGAATAAGCTAAAATCGAGAGATATAAGAGACTGCATAAAAATTGGACGAATAAGTAAAAATAAAGATGACGTGTATATGATAGTAAAAATTCTAAAACGGTACGATAACACTAATGCAAGTATTGAAAGAGAACATGATAGTGCGAGAATCACGTGA
- a CDS encoding 2-hydroxyacid dehydrogenase, with the protein MVKSKSANLKVLITRPISDVGLSILKRENYELINNTKEYPLKPIELKRLVKGVDAILCFLNDTIDKETMDIAGPNLKIISTFSTGFEHIDIKEAKKRNIKVGYTGNILTETTADLAFGLMLSIGRRIVEGDKMVRDGKWNYGWGPDLMIGTDIHGKTLGIIGMGKIGTAIAKRAQGFGMKILYTNRATNTKSKIKSFPFDYTNIKLTDLKDIAKESDYIIISCSLNEESYHLINSNFISQMKKSAFLINIARGKILNQKDLILALRKKSIAGAALDVYEDEPIKKDSILKRMKNTVLLPHIGSASRDTRDKMSEIAALNIVNVLQGHEDKALLIE; encoded by the coding sequence TTGGTTAAATCAAAGTCTGCAAATTTGAAGGTATTAATAACAAGACCTATTTCCGATGTCGGTCTATCTATACTAAAAAGAGAAAATTATGAACTTATCAATAATACTAAAGAATATCCCCTAAAACCCATCGAGTTGAAGCGTTTGGTAAAAGGGGTAGATGCAATTCTGTGTTTTTTGAATGATACTATAGATAAAGAGACTATGGATATTGCGGGGCCAAACTTAAAAATAATAAGCACATTTAGCACGGGATTTGAACATATTGATATAAAAGAAGCGAAAAAAAGAAACATCAAGGTAGGTTATACCGGAAACATTCTTACTGAAACAACGGCCGATTTGGCTTTCGGGCTAATGTTATCTATAGGCAGACGAATAGTAGAGGGCGATAAAATGGTAAGAGATGGAAAATGGAATTATGGATGGGGTCCTGATTTGATGATAGGCACGGACATTCATGGTAAGACCTTAGGGATAATAGGCATGGGAAAAATAGGAACAGCAATAGCAAAGAGGGCTCAAGGGTTTGGCATGAAGATATTATACACAAACAGAGCCACAAATACCAAATCAAAGATCAAGAGTTTTCCTTTTGATTATACAAATATAAAACTTACAGACCTGAAAGATATAGCCAAGGAGTCGGATTATATTATCATATCCTGTTCTCTAAATGAAGAAAGTTATCATTTAATAAACAGCAATTTTATTTCACAAATGAAAAAAAGTGCATTTCTAATAAACATTGCAAGAGGTAAAATATTAAATCAAAAAGACTTAATTTTAGCTTTAAGAAAAAAATCTATAGCTGGAGCAGCACTTGATGTATATGAAGATGAACCTATTAAAAAAGACAGTATTTTAAAAAGGATGAAGAATACAGTTCTATTACCTCATATTGGTAGCGCGAGTCGAGATACCAGAGACAAGATGTCTGAAATAGCTGCGTTAAATATTGTAAATGTACTTCAAGGACACGAGGATAAAGCATTATTAATAGAATAG